The Arachis hypogaea cultivar Tifrunner chromosome 19, arahy.Tifrunner.gnm2.J5K5, whole genome shotgun sequence genome has a window encoding:
- the LOC112779771 gene encoding transcription factor bHLH25, giving the protein MENWLSHLEISGGGSGSSSVSFEEILSFNGGDHSSNNKDNNIIIIGDEANKQEKKNSKRGSLGNNNNNKRTTKKARNSIEALDHIMSERKRRQQMAEKFIALAAAIPGLKKIDKASILQEAINYVKELQERIALLEKESNNKEQLIVKKSQFCCSSLPCDKNNNDNNIGGNEMVLPEVEARLLEKEVLIRIHCEKRNGIMLELLAFLENNNLSLACSSFLPFGNSTLNVIIIALMNEEFNLTLNDLVKTLREYLLKFMRCNNNNGGPC; this is encoded by the exons ATGGAAAATTGGCTCTCTCATTTG GAAATAAGTGGTGGTGGGAGTGGCTCAAGCAGTGTATCATTTGAAGAGATTTTAAGCTTCAATGGTGGTGATCATAGCTCCAATAATaaggataataatattattattattggtgatGAGGCTAATAAACAAGAGAAGAAGAACTCCAAAAGGGGTAGTTTagggaataacaataataataagagaacaacaaagaaggcaagaaattcaaTAGAGGCATTGGATCATATAATGTCTGAGAGGAAAAGGAGACAACAAATGGCTGAGAAGTTCATAGCACTTGCAGCTGCTATTCCTGGCTTGAAGAAG ATAGACAAGGCATCTATACTTCAAGAAGCAATAAATTATGTGAAAGAACTTCAAGAACGCATAGCACTGCTTGAGAAAGAGAGCAACAACAAAGAACAATTGATTGTGAAAAAATCACAATTTTGTTGTTCTTCTCTGCCGTGTGACAAAAACAATAATGACAACAACATTGGTGGTAATGAAATGGTGCTACCAGAAGTGGAAGCTAGATTGTTAGAAAAGGAAGTACTAATTAGAATCCATTGTGAGAAACGAAATGGAATCATGTTGGAGCTCTTGGCATTTTTGGAAAATAATAATCTCTCTCTGGCTTGTAGCAGCTTCTTGCCATTTGGAAACTCTACTCTCAATGTTATCATCATTGCTCTG ATGAACGAGGAATTCAACTTAACATTGAACGATCTGGTGAAGACGTTGAGGGAGTATCTTTTGAAGTTTATGAgatgcaataataataatggtggtcCATGCTAG